One segment of Rhodopirellula baltica SH 1 DNA contains the following:
- a CDS encoding sodium:calcium antiporter codes for MGIVIPLVLIFLTCLVIWRACDGFEIASEYIGRNLSEGVRGGTINAISSSIPELFTTLIALFVLSDRDGFSIGIGTTAGSALFNGMIIPAVCILSVVGFVVMGVRVTSVNVSTRVLLRDGISLILCEFILILLINGEQLHWWQGLILMLMYATYLVYMLTTMKSSELSANDEQPDNDGEEEDESPRGPLASLFYWISGGPLLDLERWFVKDHHREQMKEETWNGWGLLLTSTGVIAMACWTLVLACEWLGSGPANVENPSYELFGQTFEGLGMPAMFVAVIFASMATSVPDTVMSIRDARDGDYDDAVANALGSNIFDICFALGFPLFLYTLINGPIAMEPEIAAQSGELRLFLFILTIIGFLIYYIGKRGVAADGTKYVEMKRGKAFALLTMYGLFVIYILAHENDVEVVHQISDHLQTFLKMLPAIGAIV; via the coding sequence ATGGGCATCGTCATCCCACTCGTTCTGATCTTCCTCACCTGCCTCGTCATCTGGCGAGCCTGCGATGGATTTGAAATCGCGAGTGAGTACATCGGACGCAATCTCTCCGAAGGCGTTCGCGGCGGCACGATCAATGCCATCTCCAGTTCCATCCCGGAACTCTTCACAACTCTGATCGCCCTGTTCGTGCTTTCCGACCGAGATGGGTTTTCGATCGGCATCGGCACCACCGCCGGCAGTGCGTTGTTCAACGGCATGATTATTCCCGCGGTATGCATTCTCAGCGTGGTTGGCTTTGTCGTGATGGGCGTTCGTGTCACCTCGGTCAACGTTTCCACACGCGTCCTTCTTCGCGATGGAATCTCGTTGATTCTTTGTGAGTTCATTCTCATCCTGCTGATCAATGGAGAACAACTTCATTGGTGGCAAGGTTTGATCTTGATGCTGATGTACGCGACTTACTTGGTGTACATGCTGACGACGATGAAATCATCTGAGTTGTCCGCCAACGACGAGCAACCAGACAATGATGGCGAAGAAGAGGATGAGTCCCCACGCGGCCCGCTCGCCAGTTTGTTTTACTGGATCTCCGGAGGCCCGCTGTTGGACTTGGAACGATGGTTCGTCAAAGACCATCATCGCGAACAGATGAAAGAAGAAACCTGGAACGGCTGGGGATTGCTGTTGACCAGCACGGGAGTCATCGCCATGGCCTGCTGGACATTGGTATTGGCCTGCGAATGGCTCGGCAGCGGCCCGGCCAACGTTGAGAATCCATCATACGAATTGTTCGGACAAACCTTCGAAGGCCTGGGCATGCCAGCCATGTTCGTCGCGGTCATCTTTGCCTCGATGGCAACCAGCGTTCCTGACACGGTCATGTCCATTCGCGACGCTCGTGATGGCGACTACGACGATGCGGTGGCCAACGCCCTGGGCAGCAACATCTTTGACATTTGCTTCGCGCTCGGGTTCCCTTTGTTCCTGTACACGCTCATCAACGGCCCCATCGCAATGGAGCCCGAGATCGCGGCTCAGAGCGGAGAACTGCGTTTGTTTCTCTTCATCCTGACGATCATCGGTTTCTTGATTTACTACATCGGCAAACGAGGCGTTGCGGCTGATGGAACCAAGTACGTCGAAATGAAACGAGGCAAAGCGTTTGCTTTGCTGAC